In Harmonia axyridis chromosome X, icHarAxyr1.1, whole genome shotgun sequence, a single window of DNA contains:
- the LOC123685789 gene encoding histone-arginine methyltransferase CARMER isoform X2: MALKSWIIEVFVINEDHQAIPKYNKKLRLTAEYDPQGVNIKLYDDQMEIAEFSVCTNTECCRFGNCSYLFSFDNESLLFKFRNPEDARSFTLAMTKAKSGKGASVFSVRTEDSSATQYFQFYGYLSQQQNMLQDFVRTYTYQRAILCNLNDFKDKVVLDVGAGSGILSFFAAQAGAKRIYAVEASTMAHFAQKLVEANNLKDLIKVVPGKIEEVELPEKVDVIISEPMGYMLYNERMLETYLHAKKWLLPNGKMYPSRGDLHIAPFTDDSLYMEQYSKANFWFQTCFHGVNLSAIQNSAVKEYFRQPVVDTFDIRICMSKSIRHIVDFLEADETDLHTIEIPLEFHILESGTCHGLAFWFDVAFAGSQQTIWLSTGPTEPLTHWYQVRCLLEQPLLLKQGQVLTGRVVLVANKRQSYDVTIELTVEGTNQCSTNTLDLKNPYFRYTGAPVQPPPGVSNVSPSENYWSQLDAQGVRNAVNMVNGMSVNGLGEVSMDTTQTVLNNNLMANNLIALVDTSQLTDGAPPNIHPGCISSTGRGRVAASPTSTHTAQLIGGAISPSLFTSPNGQQQPLVMANYPVSANLMIGDYVTPGNGVAMPSYRQ; this comes from the exons ATGGCGCTGAAGAGTTGGataattgaagtttttgttaTAAATGAAGATCATCAAGCTATACCTAAATATAATAAGAAGTTAAGATTAACAGCTGAATATGATCCACAAGGTGTTAATATTAAACTTTACGATG ATCAGATGGAAATAGCTGAATTTTCTGTATGTACAAATACAGAATGTTGCCGATTTGGAAATTGCTCCTATCTGTTTTCCTTTGATAATGAATCTCTCCTTTTTAAATTTAGAAATCCAGAGG atgcTAGGAGTTTCACACTTGCCATGACAAAGGCAAAATCAGGTAAAGGAGCCTCCGTATTTTCAGTAAGAACTGAAGATTCCTCGGCAACTCAGTACTTCCAATTTTATGGCTATTTATCCCAACAACAGAACATGTTACAAGACTTTGTTAGGACTTATACTTATCAACGggcaatattatgtaatttgaaTGATTTCAAG GACAAAGTTGTATTAGATGTAGGTGCAGGATCTGGAATTTTGTCGTTTTTTGCGGCTCAAGCTGGTGCCAAAAGGATCTATGCTGTGGAAGCTTCCACTATGGCTCATTTTGCGCAG AAATTGGTTGAAGCGAATAATTTAAAAGACTTGATCAAAGTTGTACCTGGGAAAATTGAAGAGGTAGAACTTCCTGAAAAAGTGGATGTTATTATATCTGAACCGATGGGGTACATGTTGTATAATGAAAGAATGTTGGAAACTTATTTACATGCTAAGAAATGGCTCTTGCCTAACGGAAAAATGTATCCGTCCCGTGGTGATCTACACATAGCTCCTTTTACAGATGATTCTCTTTACATGGAACAATACAGCAAGGCTAATTTCTG GTTTCAAACATGTTTCCATGGTGTTAACTTATCTGCAATTCAGAATAGTGCTGTCAAAGAATATTTTAGACAACCGGTTGTTGATACATTTGATATTAGGATATGTATGAGTAAATCCATTAGACATATCGTTGACTTTCTTGAGGCCGATGAAACAGACCTACATACAATAG aAATTCCACTTGAGTTCCACATTTTGGAGTCCGGTACTTGCCATGGTCTTGCCTTCTGGTTCGATGTGGCTTTTGCTGGTTCTCAGCAAACAATTTGGCTCAGTACTGGACCGACAGAGCCTCTTACACATTGGTATCAGGTTCGATGTTTGTTAGAACAGCCGCTTCTTCTCAAACAAGGACAAGTTTTAACGGGAAGAGTAGTACTAGTAGCAAATAAAAG GCAAAGTTATGATGTAACAATTGAATTGACAGTTGAAGGAACGAATCAGTGTTCTACGAATACATTAGACTTGAAAAATCCCTACTTCAGATATACAGGGGCACCGGTTCAACCGCCACCGGGGGTCTCGAATGTATCTCCCAGTGAAAATTACTGGAGCCAGTTGGATGCTCAAGGTGTAAGAAATG CTGTCAATATGGTGAACGGAATGTCGGTTAATGGACTCGGAGAGGTTTCGATGGACACCACGCAAACGGTTCTCAATAATAATTTGATGGCAAATAATCTGATTGCTTTAG TGGACACTTCACAATTAACAGATGGAGCACCTCCGAATATTCATCCAGGATGTATCTCAAGTACAGGCAGAGGAAGAGTTGCAGCTAGTCCGACATCCACTCACACTGCTCAGTTGATAGGTGGCGCTATTTCACCATCATTATTTACTTCTCCGAATGGCCAACAA CAACCTTTAGTGATGGCAAATTATCCAGTTAGTGCAAATTTAATGATTGGTGATTATGTTACCCCAGGAAATGGAGTAGCGATGCCAAGTTATCGTCAATAA
- the LOC123685789 gene encoding histone-arginine methyltransferase CARMER isoform X1: MALKSWIIEVFVINEDHQAIPKYNKKLRLTAEYDPQGVNIKLYDDQMEIAEFSVCTNTECCRFGNCSYLFSFDNESLLFKFRNPEDARSFTLAMTKAKSGKGASVFSVRTEDSSATQYFQFYGYLSQQQNMLQDFVRTYTYQRAILCNLNDFKDKVVLDVGAGSGILSFFAAQAGAKRIYAVEASTMAHFAQKLVEANNLKDLIKVVPGKIEEVELPEKVDVIISEPMGYMLYNERMLETYLHAKKWLLPNGKMYPSRGDLHIAPFTDDSLYMEQYSKANFWFQTCFHGVNLSAIQNSAVKEYFRQPVVDTFDIRICMSKSIRHIVDFLEADETDLHTIEIPLEFHILESGTCHGLAFWFDVAFAGSQQTIWLSTGPTEPLTHWYQVRCLLEQPLLLKQGQVLTGRVVLVANKRQSYDVTIELTVEGTNQCSTNTLDLKNPYFRYTGAPVQPPPGVSNVSPSENYWSQLDAQGVRNEYFTAVNMVNGMSVNGLGEVSMDTTQTVLNNNLMANNLIALVDTSQLTDGAPPNIHPGCISSTGRGRVAASPTSTHTAQLIGGAISPSLFTSPNGQQQPLVMANYPVSANLMIGDYVTPGNGVAMPSYRQ; this comes from the exons ATGGCGCTGAAGAGTTGGataattgaagtttttgttaTAAATGAAGATCATCAAGCTATACCTAAATATAATAAGAAGTTAAGATTAACAGCTGAATATGATCCACAAGGTGTTAATATTAAACTTTACGATG ATCAGATGGAAATAGCTGAATTTTCTGTATGTACAAATACAGAATGTTGCCGATTTGGAAATTGCTCCTATCTGTTTTCCTTTGATAATGAATCTCTCCTTTTTAAATTTAGAAATCCAGAGG atgcTAGGAGTTTCACACTTGCCATGACAAAGGCAAAATCAGGTAAAGGAGCCTCCGTATTTTCAGTAAGAACTGAAGATTCCTCGGCAACTCAGTACTTCCAATTTTATGGCTATTTATCCCAACAACAGAACATGTTACAAGACTTTGTTAGGACTTATACTTATCAACGggcaatattatgtaatttgaaTGATTTCAAG GACAAAGTTGTATTAGATGTAGGTGCAGGATCTGGAATTTTGTCGTTTTTTGCGGCTCAAGCTGGTGCCAAAAGGATCTATGCTGTGGAAGCTTCCACTATGGCTCATTTTGCGCAG AAATTGGTTGAAGCGAATAATTTAAAAGACTTGATCAAAGTTGTACCTGGGAAAATTGAAGAGGTAGAACTTCCTGAAAAAGTGGATGTTATTATATCTGAACCGATGGGGTACATGTTGTATAATGAAAGAATGTTGGAAACTTATTTACATGCTAAGAAATGGCTCTTGCCTAACGGAAAAATGTATCCGTCCCGTGGTGATCTACACATAGCTCCTTTTACAGATGATTCTCTTTACATGGAACAATACAGCAAGGCTAATTTCTG GTTTCAAACATGTTTCCATGGTGTTAACTTATCTGCAATTCAGAATAGTGCTGTCAAAGAATATTTTAGACAACCGGTTGTTGATACATTTGATATTAGGATATGTATGAGTAAATCCATTAGACATATCGTTGACTTTCTTGAGGCCGATGAAACAGACCTACATACAATAG aAATTCCACTTGAGTTCCACATTTTGGAGTCCGGTACTTGCCATGGTCTTGCCTTCTGGTTCGATGTGGCTTTTGCTGGTTCTCAGCAAACAATTTGGCTCAGTACTGGACCGACAGAGCCTCTTACACATTGGTATCAGGTTCGATGTTTGTTAGAACAGCCGCTTCTTCTCAAACAAGGACAAGTTTTAACGGGAAGAGTAGTACTAGTAGCAAATAAAAG GCAAAGTTATGATGTAACAATTGAATTGACAGTTGAAGGAACGAATCAGTGTTCTACGAATACATTAGACTTGAAAAATCCCTACTTCAGATATACAGGGGCACCGGTTCAACCGCCACCGGGGGTCTCGAATGTATCTCCCAGTGAAAATTACTGGAGCCAGTTGGATGCTCAAGGTGTAAGAAATG AATATTTTACAGCTGTCAATATGGTGAACGGAATGTCGGTTAATGGACTCGGAGAGGTTTCGATGGACACCACGCAAACGGTTCTCAATAATAATTTGATGGCAAATAATCTGATTGCTTTAG TGGACACTTCACAATTAACAGATGGAGCACCTCCGAATATTCATCCAGGATGTATCTCAAGTACAGGCAGAGGAAGAGTTGCAGCTAGTCCGACATCCACTCACACTGCTCAGTTGATAGGTGGCGCTATTTCACCATCATTATTTACTTCTCCGAATGGCCAACAA CAACCTTTAGTGATGGCAAATTATCCAGTTAGTGCAAATTTAATGATTGGTGATTATGTTACCCCAGGAAATGGAGTAGCGATGCCAAGTTATCGTCAATAA
- the LOC123685789 gene encoding histone-arginine methyltransferase CARMER isoform X5, translated as MALKSWIIEVFVINEDHQAIPKYNKKLRLTAEYDPQGVNIKLYDDQMEIAEFSVCTNTECCRFGNCSYLFSFDNESLLFKFRNPEDARSFTLAMTKAKSGKGASVFSVRTEDSSATQYFQFYGYLSQQQNMLQDFVRTYTYQRAILCNLNDFKDKVVLDVGAGSGILSFFAAQAGAKRIYAVEASTMAHFAQKLVEANNLKDLIKVVPGKIEEVELPEKVDVIISEPMGYMLYNERMLETYLHAKKWLLPNGKMYPSRGDLHIAPFTDDSLYMEQYSKANFWFQTCFHGVNLSAIQNSAVKEYFRQPVVDTFDIRICMSKSIRHIVDFLEADETDLHTIEIPLEFHILESGTCHGLAFWFDVAFAGSQQTIWLSTGPTEPLTHWYQVRCLLEQPLLLKQGQVLTGRVVLVANKRQSYDVTIELTVEGTNQCSTNTLDLKNPYFRYTGAPVQPPPGVSNVSPSENYWSQLDAQGVRNEYFTAVNMVNGMSVNGLGEVSMDTTQTVLNNNLMANNLIALVDTSQLTDGAPPNIHPGCISSTGRGRVAASPTSTHTAQLIGGAISPSLFTSPNGQQQF; from the exons ATGGCGCTGAAGAGTTGGataattgaagtttttgttaTAAATGAAGATCATCAAGCTATACCTAAATATAATAAGAAGTTAAGATTAACAGCTGAATATGATCCACAAGGTGTTAATATTAAACTTTACGATG ATCAGATGGAAATAGCTGAATTTTCTGTATGTACAAATACAGAATGTTGCCGATTTGGAAATTGCTCCTATCTGTTTTCCTTTGATAATGAATCTCTCCTTTTTAAATTTAGAAATCCAGAGG atgcTAGGAGTTTCACACTTGCCATGACAAAGGCAAAATCAGGTAAAGGAGCCTCCGTATTTTCAGTAAGAACTGAAGATTCCTCGGCAACTCAGTACTTCCAATTTTATGGCTATTTATCCCAACAACAGAACATGTTACAAGACTTTGTTAGGACTTATACTTATCAACGggcaatattatgtaatttgaaTGATTTCAAG GACAAAGTTGTATTAGATGTAGGTGCAGGATCTGGAATTTTGTCGTTTTTTGCGGCTCAAGCTGGTGCCAAAAGGATCTATGCTGTGGAAGCTTCCACTATGGCTCATTTTGCGCAG AAATTGGTTGAAGCGAATAATTTAAAAGACTTGATCAAAGTTGTACCTGGGAAAATTGAAGAGGTAGAACTTCCTGAAAAAGTGGATGTTATTATATCTGAACCGATGGGGTACATGTTGTATAATGAAAGAATGTTGGAAACTTATTTACATGCTAAGAAATGGCTCTTGCCTAACGGAAAAATGTATCCGTCCCGTGGTGATCTACACATAGCTCCTTTTACAGATGATTCTCTTTACATGGAACAATACAGCAAGGCTAATTTCTG GTTTCAAACATGTTTCCATGGTGTTAACTTATCTGCAATTCAGAATAGTGCTGTCAAAGAATATTTTAGACAACCGGTTGTTGATACATTTGATATTAGGATATGTATGAGTAAATCCATTAGACATATCGTTGACTTTCTTGAGGCCGATGAAACAGACCTACATACAATAG aAATTCCACTTGAGTTCCACATTTTGGAGTCCGGTACTTGCCATGGTCTTGCCTTCTGGTTCGATGTGGCTTTTGCTGGTTCTCAGCAAACAATTTGGCTCAGTACTGGACCGACAGAGCCTCTTACACATTGGTATCAGGTTCGATGTTTGTTAGAACAGCCGCTTCTTCTCAAACAAGGACAAGTTTTAACGGGAAGAGTAGTACTAGTAGCAAATAAAAG GCAAAGTTATGATGTAACAATTGAATTGACAGTTGAAGGAACGAATCAGTGTTCTACGAATACATTAGACTTGAAAAATCCCTACTTCAGATATACAGGGGCACCGGTTCAACCGCCACCGGGGGTCTCGAATGTATCTCCCAGTGAAAATTACTGGAGCCAGTTGGATGCTCAAGGTGTAAGAAATG AATATTTTACAGCTGTCAATATGGTGAACGGAATGTCGGTTAATGGACTCGGAGAGGTTTCGATGGACACCACGCAAACGGTTCTCAATAATAATTTGATGGCAAATAATCTGATTGCTTTAG TGGACACTTCACAATTAACAGATGGAGCACCTCCGAATATTCATCCAGGATGTATCTCAAGTACAGGCAGAGGAAGAGTTGCAGCTAGTCCGACATCCACTCACACTGCTCAGTTGATAGGTGGCGCTATTTCACCATCATTATTTACTTCTCCGAATGGCCAACAA CAGTTTTAG
- the LOC123685789 gene encoding histone-arginine methyltransferase CARMER isoform X6, translating into MALKSWIIEVFVINEDHQAIPKYNKKLRLTAEYDPQGVNIKLYDDQMEIAEFSVCTNTECCRFGNCSYLFSFDNESLLFKFRNPEDARSFTLAMTKAKSGKGASVFSVRTEDSSATQYFQFYGYLSQQQNMLQDFVRTYTYQRAILCNLNDFKDKVVLDVGAGSGILSFFAAQAGAKRIYAVEASTMAHFAQKLVEANNLKDLIKVVPGKIEEVELPEKVDVIISEPMGYMLYNERMLETYLHAKKWLLPNGKMYPSRGDLHIAPFTDDSLYMEQYSKANFWFQTCFHGVNLSAIQNSAVKEYFRQPVVDTFDIRICMSKSIRHIVDFLEADETDLHTIEIPLEFHILESGTCHGLAFWFDVAFAGSQQTIWLSTGPTEPLTHWYQVRCLLEQPLLLKQGQVLTGRVVLVANKRQSYDVTIELTVEGTNQCSTNTLDLKNPYFRYTGAPVQPPPGVSNVSPSENYWSQLDAQGVRNEYFTAVNMVNGMSVNGLGEVSMDTTQTVLNNNLMANNLIALVDTSQLTDGAPPNIHPGCISSTGRGRVAASPTSTHTAQLIGGAISPSLFTSPNGQQF; encoded by the exons ATGGCGCTGAAGAGTTGGataattgaagtttttgttaTAAATGAAGATCATCAAGCTATACCTAAATATAATAAGAAGTTAAGATTAACAGCTGAATATGATCCACAAGGTGTTAATATTAAACTTTACGATG ATCAGATGGAAATAGCTGAATTTTCTGTATGTACAAATACAGAATGTTGCCGATTTGGAAATTGCTCCTATCTGTTTTCCTTTGATAATGAATCTCTCCTTTTTAAATTTAGAAATCCAGAGG atgcTAGGAGTTTCACACTTGCCATGACAAAGGCAAAATCAGGTAAAGGAGCCTCCGTATTTTCAGTAAGAACTGAAGATTCCTCGGCAACTCAGTACTTCCAATTTTATGGCTATTTATCCCAACAACAGAACATGTTACAAGACTTTGTTAGGACTTATACTTATCAACGggcaatattatgtaatttgaaTGATTTCAAG GACAAAGTTGTATTAGATGTAGGTGCAGGATCTGGAATTTTGTCGTTTTTTGCGGCTCAAGCTGGTGCCAAAAGGATCTATGCTGTGGAAGCTTCCACTATGGCTCATTTTGCGCAG AAATTGGTTGAAGCGAATAATTTAAAAGACTTGATCAAAGTTGTACCTGGGAAAATTGAAGAGGTAGAACTTCCTGAAAAAGTGGATGTTATTATATCTGAACCGATGGGGTACATGTTGTATAATGAAAGAATGTTGGAAACTTATTTACATGCTAAGAAATGGCTCTTGCCTAACGGAAAAATGTATCCGTCCCGTGGTGATCTACACATAGCTCCTTTTACAGATGATTCTCTTTACATGGAACAATACAGCAAGGCTAATTTCTG GTTTCAAACATGTTTCCATGGTGTTAACTTATCTGCAATTCAGAATAGTGCTGTCAAAGAATATTTTAGACAACCGGTTGTTGATACATTTGATATTAGGATATGTATGAGTAAATCCATTAGACATATCGTTGACTTTCTTGAGGCCGATGAAACAGACCTACATACAATAG aAATTCCACTTGAGTTCCACATTTTGGAGTCCGGTACTTGCCATGGTCTTGCCTTCTGGTTCGATGTGGCTTTTGCTGGTTCTCAGCAAACAATTTGGCTCAGTACTGGACCGACAGAGCCTCTTACACATTGGTATCAGGTTCGATGTTTGTTAGAACAGCCGCTTCTTCTCAAACAAGGACAAGTTTTAACGGGAAGAGTAGTACTAGTAGCAAATAAAAG GCAAAGTTATGATGTAACAATTGAATTGACAGTTGAAGGAACGAATCAGTGTTCTACGAATACATTAGACTTGAAAAATCCCTACTTCAGATATACAGGGGCACCGGTTCAACCGCCACCGGGGGTCTCGAATGTATCTCCCAGTGAAAATTACTGGAGCCAGTTGGATGCTCAAGGTGTAAGAAATG AATATTTTACAGCTGTCAATATGGTGAACGGAATGTCGGTTAATGGACTCGGAGAGGTTTCGATGGACACCACGCAAACGGTTCTCAATAATAATTTGATGGCAAATAATCTGATTGCTTTAG TGGACACTTCACAATTAACAGATGGAGCACCTCCGAATATTCATCCAGGATGTATCTCAAGTACAGGCAGAGGAAGAGTTGCAGCTAGTCCGACATCCACTCACACTGCTCAGTTGATAGGTGGCGCTATTTCACCATCATTATTTACTTCTCCGAATGGCCAACAA TTTTAG
- the LOC123685789 gene encoding histone-arginine methyltransferase CARMER isoform X4, translating to MALKSWIIEVFVINEDHQAIPKYNKKLRLTAEYDPQGVNIKLYDDQMEIAEFSVCTNTECCRFGNCSYLFSFDNESLLFKFRNPEDARSFTLAMTKAKSGKGASVFSVRTEDSSATQYFQFYGYLSQQQNMLQDFVRTYTYQRAILCNLNDFKDKVVLDVGAGSGILSFFAAQAGAKRIYAVEASTMAHFAQKLVEANNLKDLIKVVPGKIEEVELPEKVDVIISEPMGYMLYNERMLETYLHAKKWLLPNGKMYPSRGDLHIAPFTDDSLYMEQYSKANFWFQTCFHGVNLSAIQNSAVKEYFRQPVVDTFDIRICMSKSIRHIVDFLEADETDLHTIEIPLEFHILESGTCHGLAFWFDVAFAGSQQTIWLSTGPTEPLTHWYQVRCLLEQPLLLKQGQVLTGRVVLVANKRQSYDVTIELTVEGTNQCSTNTLDLKNPYFRYTGAPVQPPPGVSNVSPSENYWSQLDAQGVRNAVNMVNGMSVNGLGEVSMDTTQTVLNNNLMANNLIALDGAPPNIHPGCISSTGRGRVAASPTSTHTAQLIGGAISPSLFTSPNGQQQPLVMANYPVSANLMIGDYVTPGNGVAMPSYRQ from the exons ATGGCGCTGAAGAGTTGGataattgaagtttttgttaTAAATGAAGATCATCAAGCTATACCTAAATATAATAAGAAGTTAAGATTAACAGCTGAATATGATCCACAAGGTGTTAATATTAAACTTTACGATG ATCAGATGGAAATAGCTGAATTTTCTGTATGTACAAATACAGAATGTTGCCGATTTGGAAATTGCTCCTATCTGTTTTCCTTTGATAATGAATCTCTCCTTTTTAAATTTAGAAATCCAGAGG atgcTAGGAGTTTCACACTTGCCATGACAAAGGCAAAATCAGGTAAAGGAGCCTCCGTATTTTCAGTAAGAACTGAAGATTCCTCGGCAACTCAGTACTTCCAATTTTATGGCTATTTATCCCAACAACAGAACATGTTACAAGACTTTGTTAGGACTTATACTTATCAACGggcaatattatgtaatttgaaTGATTTCAAG GACAAAGTTGTATTAGATGTAGGTGCAGGATCTGGAATTTTGTCGTTTTTTGCGGCTCAAGCTGGTGCCAAAAGGATCTATGCTGTGGAAGCTTCCACTATGGCTCATTTTGCGCAG AAATTGGTTGAAGCGAATAATTTAAAAGACTTGATCAAAGTTGTACCTGGGAAAATTGAAGAGGTAGAACTTCCTGAAAAAGTGGATGTTATTATATCTGAACCGATGGGGTACATGTTGTATAATGAAAGAATGTTGGAAACTTATTTACATGCTAAGAAATGGCTCTTGCCTAACGGAAAAATGTATCCGTCCCGTGGTGATCTACACATAGCTCCTTTTACAGATGATTCTCTTTACATGGAACAATACAGCAAGGCTAATTTCTG GTTTCAAACATGTTTCCATGGTGTTAACTTATCTGCAATTCAGAATAGTGCTGTCAAAGAATATTTTAGACAACCGGTTGTTGATACATTTGATATTAGGATATGTATGAGTAAATCCATTAGACATATCGTTGACTTTCTTGAGGCCGATGAAACAGACCTACATACAATAG aAATTCCACTTGAGTTCCACATTTTGGAGTCCGGTACTTGCCATGGTCTTGCCTTCTGGTTCGATGTGGCTTTTGCTGGTTCTCAGCAAACAATTTGGCTCAGTACTGGACCGACAGAGCCTCTTACACATTGGTATCAGGTTCGATGTTTGTTAGAACAGCCGCTTCTTCTCAAACAAGGACAAGTTTTAACGGGAAGAGTAGTACTAGTAGCAAATAAAAG GCAAAGTTATGATGTAACAATTGAATTGACAGTTGAAGGAACGAATCAGTGTTCTACGAATACATTAGACTTGAAAAATCCCTACTTCAGATATACAGGGGCACCGGTTCAACCGCCACCGGGGGTCTCGAATGTATCTCCCAGTGAAAATTACTGGAGCCAGTTGGATGCTCAAGGTGTAAGAAATG CTGTCAATATGGTGAACGGAATGTCGGTTAATGGACTCGGAGAGGTTTCGATGGACACCACGCAAACGGTTCTCAATAATAATTTGATGGCAAATAATCTGATTGCTTTAG ATGGAGCACCTCCGAATATTCATCCAGGATGTATCTCAAGTACAGGCAGAGGAAGAGTTGCAGCTAGTCCGACATCCACTCACACTGCTCAGTTGATAGGTGGCGCTATTTCACCATCATTATTTACTTCTCCGAATGGCCAACAA CAACCTTTAGTGATGGCAAATTATCCAGTTAGTGCAAATTTAATGATTGGTGATTATGTTACCCCAGGAAATGGAGTAGCGATGCCAAGTTATCGTCAATAA
- the LOC123685789 gene encoding histone-arginine methyltransferase CARMER isoform X3 — MALKSWIIEVFVINEDHQAIPKYNKKLRLTAEYDPQGVNIKLYDDQMEIAEFSVCTNTECCRFGNCSYLFSFDNESLLFKFRNPEDARSFTLAMTKAKSGKGASVFSVRTEDSSATQYFQFYGYLSQQQNMLQDFVRTYTYQRAILCNLNDFKDKVVLDVGAGSGILSFFAAQAGAKRIYAVEASTMAHFAQKLVEANNLKDLIKVVPGKIEEVELPEKVDVIISEPMGYMLYNERMLETYLHAKKWLLPNGKMYPSRGDLHIAPFTDDSLYMEQYSKANFWFQTCFHGVNLSAIQNSAVKEYFRQPVVDTFDIRICMSKSIRHIVDFLEADETDLHTIEIPLEFHILESGTCHGLAFWFDVAFAGSQQTIWLSTGPTEPLTHWYQVRCLLEQPLLLKQGQVLTGRVVLVANKRQSYDVTIELTVEGTNQCSTNTLDLKNPYFRYTGAPVQPPPGVSNVSPSENYWSQLDAQGVRNEYFTAVNMVNGMSVNGLGEVSMDTTQTVLNNNLMANNLIALDGAPPNIHPGCISSTGRGRVAASPTSTHTAQLIGGAISPSLFTSPNGQQQPLVMANYPVSANLMIGDYVTPGNGVAMPSYRQ; from the exons ATGGCGCTGAAGAGTTGGataattgaagtttttgttaTAAATGAAGATCATCAAGCTATACCTAAATATAATAAGAAGTTAAGATTAACAGCTGAATATGATCCACAAGGTGTTAATATTAAACTTTACGATG ATCAGATGGAAATAGCTGAATTTTCTGTATGTACAAATACAGAATGTTGCCGATTTGGAAATTGCTCCTATCTGTTTTCCTTTGATAATGAATCTCTCCTTTTTAAATTTAGAAATCCAGAGG atgcTAGGAGTTTCACACTTGCCATGACAAAGGCAAAATCAGGTAAAGGAGCCTCCGTATTTTCAGTAAGAACTGAAGATTCCTCGGCAACTCAGTACTTCCAATTTTATGGCTATTTATCCCAACAACAGAACATGTTACAAGACTTTGTTAGGACTTATACTTATCAACGggcaatattatgtaatttgaaTGATTTCAAG GACAAAGTTGTATTAGATGTAGGTGCAGGATCTGGAATTTTGTCGTTTTTTGCGGCTCAAGCTGGTGCCAAAAGGATCTATGCTGTGGAAGCTTCCACTATGGCTCATTTTGCGCAG AAATTGGTTGAAGCGAATAATTTAAAAGACTTGATCAAAGTTGTACCTGGGAAAATTGAAGAGGTAGAACTTCCTGAAAAAGTGGATGTTATTATATCTGAACCGATGGGGTACATGTTGTATAATGAAAGAATGTTGGAAACTTATTTACATGCTAAGAAATGGCTCTTGCCTAACGGAAAAATGTATCCGTCCCGTGGTGATCTACACATAGCTCCTTTTACAGATGATTCTCTTTACATGGAACAATACAGCAAGGCTAATTTCTG GTTTCAAACATGTTTCCATGGTGTTAACTTATCTGCAATTCAGAATAGTGCTGTCAAAGAATATTTTAGACAACCGGTTGTTGATACATTTGATATTAGGATATGTATGAGTAAATCCATTAGACATATCGTTGACTTTCTTGAGGCCGATGAAACAGACCTACATACAATAG aAATTCCACTTGAGTTCCACATTTTGGAGTCCGGTACTTGCCATGGTCTTGCCTTCTGGTTCGATGTGGCTTTTGCTGGTTCTCAGCAAACAATTTGGCTCAGTACTGGACCGACAGAGCCTCTTACACATTGGTATCAGGTTCGATGTTTGTTAGAACAGCCGCTTCTTCTCAAACAAGGACAAGTTTTAACGGGAAGAGTAGTACTAGTAGCAAATAAAAG GCAAAGTTATGATGTAACAATTGAATTGACAGTTGAAGGAACGAATCAGTGTTCTACGAATACATTAGACTTGAAAAATCCCTACTTCAGATATACAGGGGCACCGGTTCAACCGCCACCGGGGGTCTCGAATGTATCTCCCAGTGAAAATTACTGGAGCCAGTTGGATGCTCAAGGTGTAAGAAATG AATATTTTACAGCTGTCAATATGGTGAACGGAATGTCGGTTAATGGACTCGGAGAGGTTTCGATGGACACCACGCAAACGGTTCTCAATAATAATTTGATGGCAAATAATCTGATTGCTTTAG ATGGAGCACCTCCGAATATTCATCCAGGATGTATCTCAAGTACAGGCAGAGGAAGAGTTGCAGCTAGTCCGACATCCACTCACACTGCTCAGTTGATAGGTGGCGCTATTTCACCATCATTATTTACTTCTCCGAATGGCCAACAA CAACCTTTAGTGATGGCAAATTATCCAGTTAGTGCAAATTTAATGATTGGTGATTATGTTACCCCAGGAAATGGAGTAGCGATGCCAAGTTATCGTCAATAA